From one Streptomyces sp. R41 genomic stretch:
- a CDS encoding PHB depolymerase family esterase translates to MSVRDRARISCWAGLLALLLALLAVPQSASAASLTQVTGFGSNPGNLSMYTYVPDNLPSGAPVVVALHGCTQSASDYYSHSGWPKYADTYGFALVFPQTSSANNANSCFNWYQSGDYTRGQGEALSIKQMVDYAKSQYGSDPARVYVTGLSAGGAMTSVMLADYPDVFAGGSIDSGIPAGCATDLSSGLTCQYNPVSKTPQQWGDLVRSASGGWSGPWPRVAVWHGSGDSTVNPANATESRDQWTNIWGIGQTPSSTTTLTGGTTQAVYNDADGKPAVETFTVSGMAHGLAVNPGSGTDQCGTTGTYYLNYICSSYYTAKFWGLDSTSGGGTGSLPAPSGLKVTGTTDTSVSLSWNAVGGAASYNVYRGGTKTGSTTSTSYTDTGLASGTGYSYTVAAVDSSGRAGATSTAVPATTTGFQPQCFTASNYHQVAAGRAHQSGGYTYANGSNQNMGLYNTFTTHTLEETSTGYYVIADSGCPA, encoded by the coding sequence ATGTCGGTTCGTGACCGCGCCCGTATCTCCTGCTGGGCCGGGCTGCTGGCTCTGCTCCTCGCCCTGCTCGCCGTGCCGCAGAGCGCATCGGCGGCATCGCTCACCCAGGTGACCGGCTTCGGCTCCAACCCCGGCAACCTGTCGATGTACACGTACGTCCCCGACAACCTGCCGTCCGGCGCTCCGGTCGTCGTGGCGCTGCACGGCTGCACCCAGAGCGCGAGCGACTACTACAGCCACTCCGGCTGGCCCAAGTACGCCGACACCTACGGCTTCGCGCTGGTCTTCCCGCAGACCTCCAGCGCCAACAACGCCAACTCCTGCTTCAACTGGTACCAGTCCGGGGACTACACCCGCGGCCAGGGCGAGGCCCTGTCCATCAAGCAGATGGTCGACTACGCCAAGTCCCAGTACGGCAGCGACCCCGCCCGCGTGTACGTGACCGGGCTGTCCGCCGGCGGCGCCATGACCTCCGTGATGCTCGCCGACTACCCCGACGTCTTCGCAGGCGGGTCCATCGACTCCGGCATCCCGGCCGGCTGCGCCACCGATCTCAGCAGCGGACTCACCTGCCAGTACAACCCCGTCAGCAAGACCCCGCAGCAGTGGGGCGATCTCGTCCGCAGCGCATCCGGCGGCTGGAGCGGACCCTGGCCGCGGGTCGCCGTCTGGCACGGCTCCGGCGACTCGACCGTCAACCCCGCCAACGCCACCGAGTCCCGCGACCAGTGGACGAACATCTGGGGCATCGGCCAGACCCCGTCCTCGACCACCACGCTCACCGGCGGCACCACCCAGGCCGTCTACAACGACGCCGACGGCAAGCCCGCCGTGGAGACCTTCACCGTCTCCGGCATGGCACACGGCCTCGCCGTGAACCCCGGCTCCGGAACCGACCAGTGCGGCACGACCGGCACGTACTACCTCAACTACATCTGCTCCAGCTACTACACGGCGAAGTTCTGGGGCCTGGACAGCACCTCCGGCGGTGGCACCGGCAGCCTGCCCGCGCCCAGCGGTCTGAAGGTCACCGGCACCACGGACACCAGCGTCTCGCTGTCGTGGAACGCCGTCGGCGGCGCCGCGTCCTACAACGTCTACCGCGGCGGCACGAAGACGGGCTCGACGACCTCCACCTCGTACACGGACACCGGGCTCGCCTCCGGCACCGGATACAGCTACACCGTCGCCGCCGTCGATTCCTCGGGCAGAGCCGGTGCCACCTCGACGGCCGTGCCGGCGACCACGACCGGCTTCCAGCCGCAGTGCTTCACGGCAAGCAACTACCACCAGGTCGCCGCGGGCCGCGCCCACCAGAGCGGCGGCTACACATACGCCAACGGCTCCAACCAGAACATGGGCCTGTACAACACCTTCACCACCCACACCCTCGAAGAGACCTCCACCGGCTACTACGTCATCGCCGACTCCGGCTGCCCCGCCTGA
- a CDS encoding acetolactate synthase large subunit yields the protein MDTERSVRSPGTPAVEDVAHLLVRCLKAEGVEYVFGIPGEENIRFVDALNDSGIRYVLVRHEQAASFMAEIHGRLTGRAGVCSATLGPGAINLLLGTADATTNSTPLVALAAQGSLRRIHKESHQVIDLVSMFAPVTQWAAGVHCPDAVPEMVRKAFKTAQSERPGAVFLAVPEDIEAARPDKPLTPLQIDTVRADAPSPSQIARAAAVLAAARNPVVLAGHGAARAGASAALVQFAERLNIPVATTFHGKGVFPDDHPNALGAIGFMRHDYSNFGFDTADVLVCVGYEIQEFDPARINPQGDKRILHVHQFPAEVDAHYPVSVGVKGDPSQALDSLAAALPEGFTWDTGAGEKIRSLLAEELQYGRDNNAFPLVPQRVVADVRAALDRADIVLADTGAGKMWMARLYPAYEPDTCLVSNGLSTMGFALPGAIAAKLARPERRVLALMGDGSFLMNSQELETAVRERVPLVVLVLVDEEYGLITWKMELELGRHSHTRFTNPDLVAYGESFGARSYAIQSADELLPVLRRALDDDAVSVIACPVDYSENLRLTDKLGALHGPF from the coding sequence ATGGACACAGAACGGTCCGTGCGGTCACCGGGCACGCCGGCCGTGGAGGACGTCGCGCATCTGCTGGTGCGCTGTCTGAAGGCCGAAGGCGTGGAGTATGTCTTCGGGATCCCCGGCGAGGAGAACATCCGCTTCGTCGACGCGCTGAACGATTCCGGGATCCGGTATGTACTGGTGCGTCATGAGCAGGCCGCCTCGTTCATGGCGGAGATCCACGGGCGGCTGACCGGCCGGGCGGGGGTGTGCTCGGCGACGCTGGGGCCCGGTGCGATCAATCTGCTGCTCGGCACCGCGGACGCGACGACCAACAGCACGCCACTGGTGGCCCTGGCCGCCCAGGGCTCCCTGCGCCGGATACACAAGGAGTCCCACCAGGTCATCGACCTGGTGTCGATGTTCGCTCCCGTCACTCAATGGGCGGCCGGCGTCCACTGTCCCGACGCGGTGCCGGAGATGGTGCGCAAGGCGTTCAAGACCGCGCAGAGCGAACGCCCCGGCGCCGTATTCCTCGCGGTTCCGGAGGACATTGAAGCGGCACGCCCTGACAAGCCGCTCACCCCCTTGCAGATCGACACGGTCCGCGCCGACGCGCCGTCACCCTCCCAGATCGCTCGGGCCGCCGCGGTCCTGGCAGCGGCTCGGAACCCTGTCGTGCTCGCTGGTCATGGCGCCGCCCGGGCCGGCGCCTCGGCGGCCCTCGTACAGTTCGCCGAGCGACTGAACATCCCGGTCGCGACCACGTTCCACGGCAAGGGCGTCTTCCCCGACGACCACCCGAACGCGCTCGGCGCGATCGGTTTCATGCGCCACGACTACAGCAACTTCGGCTTCGACACAGCCGACGTGCTGGTGTGCGTGGGCTACGAGATCCAGGAATTCGACCCGGCCAGGATCAATCCGCAGGGCGACAAGCGCATCCTGCACGTGCACCAGTTTCCGGCCGAGGTGGACGCGCACTACCCGGTCTCGGTCGGCGTCAAAGGCGACCCCTCCCAGGCGCTGGACTCGCTCGCCGCGGCCCTGCCCGAAGGCTTCACCTGGGACACGGGGGCCGGTGAGAAGATCCGGTCGCTGCTCGCCGAGGAACTCCAGTACGGACGCGACAACAACGCCTTCCCGCTGGTCCCTCAGCGGGTGGTGGCCGACGTCCGCGCCGCGCTCGACCGCGCCGACATCGTGCTCGCCGACACGGGCGCCGGGAAGATGTGGATGGCCCGGCTGTACCCGGCGTACGAACCGGACACGTGTCTCGTCTCCAATGGCCTGTCCACCATGGGTTTCGCCCTACCTGGCGCGATCGCCGCCAAGCTCGCCCGGCCGGAGAGACGGGTGCTGGCCCTGATGGGCGACGGCTCGTTCCTGATGAACTCCCAGGAACTGGAAACCGCCGTCCGCGAACGGGTCCCCCTCGTCGTCCTCGTCCTGGTCGACGAGGAGTACGGCCTGATCACCTGGAAAATGGAGCTCGAGCTCGGCCGCCACAGTCATACCCGGTTCACCAACCCGGACCTGGTCGCCTACGGCGAGAGCTTCGGTGCCCGGAGCTACGCGATCCAGTCCGCGGACGAGCTGCTGCCCGTGCTGCGACGCGCTCTGGACGACGACGCCGTCTCCGTGATCGCCTGCCCGGTCGACTACTCCGAGAACCTGCGCCTGACCGACAAACTGGGCGCCCTGCACGGTCCTTTCTGA
- a CDS encoding flavodoxin family protein has product MTASSPAADAPPARYDDLRALVINCTLKRSPEKSNTQGLIDRSTAILDAQGVQVDVVRAVDHDIAIGVWPDMTEHGWQTDAWPRVYEQVMAADILVLAGPIWLGDNSSVMKQVIERLYACSSLLNDAGQYAYYGRVGGCLITGNEDGVKHCAMNVLYSLQHLGYTIPPQADAGWIGEAGPGPSYLDPGSGGPTNDFTNRNTTFMTWNLLHLARALKDLGGIPAYGNQRTAWDAGCRHDYENPEHR; this is encoded by the coding sequence GTGACCGCTTCGTCACCCGCCGCCGACGCACCACCGGCCCGCTACGACGACCTGCGCGCCCTGGTGATCAACTGCACCCTCAAACGGTCGCCCGAAAAGAGCAACACCCAGGGGCTGATCGACCGCAGCACGGCCATCTTGGACGCACAGGGCGTCCAGGTCGACGTCGTACGGGCCGTCGACCACGACATTGCCATCGGCGTCTGGCCCGACATGACGGAACACGGCTGGCAGACCGACGCCTGGCCGCGAGTGTACGAGCAGGTCATGGCGGCCGACATCCTCGTGCTGGCCGGCCCCATCTGGCTCGGCGACAACAGCTCCGTGATGAAGCAGGTGATCGAACGCCTCTACGCCTGTTCCAGCCTGCTCAACGACGCGGGCCAGTACGCCTATTACGGACGGGTCGGCGGCTGCCTGATCACCGGCAACGAGGACGGCGTCAAGCACTGCGCCATGAACGTGCTCTACAGCCTGCAGCACCTGGGCTACACCATCCCTCCCCAGGCGGACGCCGGCTGGATCGGCGAGGCGGGACCCGGCCCGTCCTACCTAGACCCCGGTTCGGGCGGCCCCACGAACGACTTCACCAACCGCAACACCACCTTCATGACCTGGAACCTGCTGCACCTGGCCCGGGCCCTGAAGGACCTTGGCGGCATTCCCGCCTACGGCAACCAGCGCACCGCCTGGGACGCCGGCTGCCGCCACGACTACGAAAACCCCGAGCACCGGTAG
- a CDS encoding peptidoglycan-binding protein: protein MSGLLLASSLLVNNSVPEAPSPPAGRLDQPLPDTPAPSLPEIPGTGVLRQGDSGHGVYELQVRLLQVPNIYDGGAIDGRYDEEVRQAVARFQKWYGIRGDETGVYGDNTRHALMLRTK, encoded by the coding sequence GTGAGCGGACTGCTGCTCGCCTCCTCGCTGCTGGTCAACAACTCCGTACCGGAGGCCCCCTCCCCGCCGGCTGGGCGGCTGGACCAGCCACTGCCCGACACCCCGGCTCCCTCGCTTCCCGAGATCCCGGGCACGGGCGTGCTGCGCCAGGGCGACAGCGGCCATGGAGTCTACGAGTTGCAGGTACGTCTGCTTCAGGTCCCGAACATTTACGACGGCGGCGCGATCGACGGCCGATACGACGAGGAGGTCCGGCAGGCCGTGGCCAGATTCCAGAAGTGGTATGGCATCCGCGGCGACGAGACCGGCGTCTACGGCGACAACACTCGCCACGCTCTCATGTTGCGCACCAAGTAG
- a CDS encoding TetR/AcrR family transcriptional regulator translates to MSETVEPARNEVARLRPAVQGIPAATDHSARRALLDAALEVFTERGYADASPTEIAARSGIPVGSLFHHYGGKRGLYLELWEEFREEQERRTAGVLAEARGRGVEDPIALFVEGARAYLEGAWENRRIGRLLVENDGPAGFDALRRQWDRAWVRRNARLLEVDERRRAGRVRVIVLTTVIGGAARELGDCADEAEVREIVDEVCGILSHLSASPG, encoded by the coding sequence GTGAGCGAGACCGTTGAGCCGGCACGGAACGAGGTCGCACGACTGCGGCCGGCCGTGCAGGGGATTCCTGCCGCGACGGACCACTCGGCCCGGCGCGCGCTGCTGGACGCGGCGTTGGAGGTGTTCACCGAGCGCGGCTACGCCGACGCCAGCCCCACCGAGATCGCGGCGCGCTCCGGCATCCCCGTGGGCAGTCTCTTCCATCACTACGGTGGCAAGAGGGGGCTGTACCTGGAGTTGTGGGAGGAGTTCCGGGAGGAACAGGAACGCCGGACCGCAGGAGTGCTGGCCGAGGCGCGAGGCCGCGGGGTGGAAGACCCGATCGCCCTCTTCGTGGAGGGAGCGAGGGCCTACCTGGAGGGTGCCTGGGAGAACCGCCGTATCGGCAGGCTGCTCGTGGAGAACGACGGCCCGGCGGGCTTCGACGCGCTGCGGCGGCAGTGGGACCGTGCCTGGGTGCGGCGCAACGCCCGGCTCCTTGAGGTGGACGAGCGGCGTCGCGCGGGCCGGGTACGGGTGATCGTGCTGACCACGGTCATCGGAGGGGCTGCGCGGGAACTCGGCGACTGCGCGGACGAGGCGGAGGTACGGGAGATCGTGGACGAGGTGTGCGGCATCTTGTCTCACTTGTCTGCGTCGCCCGGTTGA
- a CDS encoding PucR family transcriptional regulator, which produces MPRALVVGTPALPEPLRQERRRILRAVHDRVEEVADTAVAVMRGEIPSYAVQDERFFDDVRDQVLSHYRIKLTVLAGEGDIAPEDLVFSRAAAMRRARAGFALEDWISAFRVGRQVFWDALLECAGTSPAAQEAALSLVTPLMRYVDFASTHAAQAYVEYQQHVVADADRERRDLLEQLLAGVAPTRGPLLAAAQAYGIGPHSPMMVVVAACVRDNRTGDTVSAENGYATSAAISVAGVWASRTLVVVRHGEVVAVPMVRAGMDEEDVCAHFDAMQQRLAREGIVLSMGISTVARGASELPRAHQEAREALELVPSGGGVAALPRLSPFDYLVLRADDIARQLVDPRVSALLEEDRRRGDTLADTVRAFADADLNLRLAADRLRVHHNTAHYRLRRIEERTGRNPRRIADLLELLVALAIRDGAQEGEDRR; this is translated from the coding sequence ATGCCTCGTGCGCTGGTCGTCGGCACCCCCGCTCTGCCCGAACCGCTTCGACAGGAGCGGCGGCGGATCCTGCGCGCCGTGCACGACCGGGTCGAGGAGGTGGCGGACACCGCCGTGGCGGTGATGCGCGGGGAGATCCCCTCGTACGCGGTGCAGGACGAGCGGTTCTTCGACGACGTACGGGACCAGGTCCTGTCGCACTACAGGATCAAACTGACGGTACTGGCCGGTGAGGGGGACATCGCGCCGGAGGACCTGGTCTTCAGCCGCGCGGCGGCCATGCGCAGGGCACGCGCGGGGTTCGCCCTCGAGGACTGGATCAGCGCCTTCCGGGTCGGCCGGCAGGTCTTCTGGGACGCGCTGCTGGAATGCGCCGGTACCTCACCGGCGGCGCAGGAGGCCGCGTTGTCCCTCGTCACACCGTTGATGCGGTACGTGGACTTCGCCAGTACGCATGCGGCGCAGGCCTATGTGGAGTACCAGCAGCATGTCGTGGCGGACGCGGACCGGGAGCGCAGAGACCTCCTGGAGCAGCTCCTGGCGGGTGTGGCGCCGACACGCGGCCCCCTGCTCGCCGCGGCGCAGGCGTACGGCATCGGGCCCCACTCACCGATGATGGTGGTCGTGGCGGCCTGTGTCCGCGACAACCGCACCGGGGACACGGTGTCGGCCGAGAACGGCTATGCCACCAGTGCGGCGATCAGTGTCGCGGGTGTCTGGGCCAGCAGAACCCTGGTGGTGGTGCGCCACGGTGAGGTGGTGGCCGTGCCCATGGTGCGCGCGGGCATGGACGAAGAAGACGTGTGCGCGCACTTCGATGCCATGCAGCAGCGGCTCGCCCGGGAGGGGATCGTGCTGTCCATGGGCATCAGCACGGTCGCCCGGGGCGCGTCCGAACTGCCGCGTGCCCATCAGGAGGCACGGGAAGCGCTCGAACTGGTTCCGTCCGGAGGCGGAGTGGCGGCGCTGCCCCGGCTGTCCCCGTTCGACTACCTGGTGCTGCGCGCCGACGACATCGCCCGTCAGCTGGTCGATCCACGCGTGAGCGCGCTGTTGGAGGAGGACCGCAGGCGCGGCGACACGCTGGCGGACACGGTACGGGCGTTCGCCGACGCGGACCTGAACCTTCGCCTGGCCGCCGACCGGCTGCGCGTGCATCACAACACGGCGCACTACCGTTTGCGCCGGATCGAGGAACGCACCGGCCGCAATCCCCGCCGGATCGCGGACCTCCTGGAACTGCTGGTCGCCCTCGCCATCCGCGACGGGGCCCAAGAAGGCGAGGACAGGCGGTGA
- a CDS encoding ABC transporter ATP-binding protein, with protein sequence MLAVDGITVRFGGITALDGVAFAVEAGTAVGLIGPNGAGKTTLFNCLTRRCAPDAGTVRYEGGDLLALAPHAVAGRGIARTFQNLGLFPRLTVRENVMVGAHSRGRAGHLAAALRLPRVRREEAQLRDQADELLRRLDLEDVADQPASGLPFGTLKRVELARALAVRPRLLLLDEPVNGLSHGEVDAFADLVRAVRQDFDLTLLVVEHHMGFVMGLCDRVVCLDFGRKIAEGPPEQIQRDPGVIEAYLGVAA encoded by the coding sequence ATGCTCGCGGTCGACGGTATCACCGTGCGCTTCGGCGGGATCACGGCTCTGGACGGCGTCGCGTTCGCCGTCGAGGCCGGCACCGCCGTGGGGCTCATAGGGCCCAATGGAGCCGGAAAGACGACGTTGTTCAACTGCCTCACCCGGCGCTGCGCACCCGATGCCGGAACGGTGCGGTACGAGGGCGGGGACCTGCTCGCTCTCGCGCCGCACGCCGTGGCCGGCCGCGGCATCGCCCGCACCTTCCAGAACCTGGGCCTGTTCCCACGGCTCACGGTCCGGGAGAACGTCATGGTCGGCGCGCACAGCCGAGGTCGCGCGGGACACCTCGCCGCCGCGCTGCGGCTCCCCCGCGTCCGACGGGAGGAGGCGCAACTGCGCGACCAGGCGGATGAGTTGCTGCGCCGGCTGGACCTGGAGGACGTAGCCGACCAGCCCGCCTCCGGACTGCCGTTCGGCACGCTCAAGCGCGTCGAACTGGCCAGGGCACTGGCGGTGCGACCCCGACTGCTGCTGCTGGACGAACCCGTCAACGGACTCAGCCACGGCGAGGTCGACGCGTTCGCGGACCTGGTGCGCGCCGTGCGCCAGGACTTCGACCTCACGCTCCTGGTGGTCGAGCACCACATGGGTTTCGTGATGGGCCTGTGCGACCGGGTGGTGTGCCTCGACTTCGGGCGCAAGATCGCCGAGGGCCCGCCGGAACAGATCCAGCGCGACCCCGGAGTCATCGAGGCGTACCTGGGGGTGGCTGCATGA
- a CDS encoding ABC transporter ATP-binding protein, which produces MNDHTSDRPEDSVPGTDPTGQDHPAEEHVAATAKSAPEGHGAGHTAAGEPAEPDFLCVSDLHAGYGQARVLQGLDFSVARGEVCAILGPNGAGKTTTLRALCGMVRGRGSVTLNARQLLGRSPEQAARLGVAHVPEGRGTFNDLTVEENLRVGAHLRTGVLRRGRDERAAVAADLQRIYAYFPRLRQRTRQAAGSLSGGEQQMLAIGRALMLRPALLLLDEPSLGLAPLVTRELFEIVRAVNEEERTTVVVVEQNAKLALDIAHRAHVLEAGRLVLSGPARQIREDGQVAEVYLGVSVRSRQGG; this is translated from the coding sequence ATGAACGACCACACCTCCGACCGGCCCGAGGACAGCGTGCCAGGGACGGATCCGACGGGCCAGGACCACCCGGCCGAAGAGCACGTCGCCGCCACCGCGAAGAGCGCCCCGGAGGGTCACGGGGCCGGGCACACCGCGGCCGGGGAACCGGCCGAGCCGGACTTCCTGTGCGTGTCGGACCTGCACGCCGGATACGGCCAGGCCCGCGTGCTGCAGGGCCTCGACTTCTCCGTCGCACGGGGAGAGGTGTGCGCGATCCTGGGGCCGAACGGCGCGGGCAAGACCACGACCCTTCGGGCCCTGTGCGGCATGGTCCGCGGCCGCGGCTCCGTGACGCTCAACGCTAGGCAACTGCTGGGCCGCTCCCCCGAGCAGGCCGCGAGGCTCGGCGTGGCGCACGTGCCCGAGGGCCGGGGCACCTTCAACGACCTGACCGTCGAGGAGAACCTGCGCGTCGGCGCCCACCTGCGCACCGGCGTCCTGCGTCGCGGCAGAGACGAGCGCGCGGCCGTGGCGGCCGACCTGCAGCGGATCTACGCCTACTTCCCCAGGCTCCGCCAGCGCACCCGCCAGGCCGCGGGCAGTCTCAGCGGCGGCGAGCAGCAGATGCTCGCCATCGGCCGGGCGCTGATGCTGCGTCCCGCCCTGCTTCTCCTCGACGAGCCGTCCCTGGGACTCGCACCCCTGGTCACACGCGAGCTGTTCGAGATCGTCCGTGCCGTCAACGAGGAGGAACGCACCACTGTGGTCGTCGTCGAGCAGAACGCCAAGCTCGCGCTGGACATCGCGCACCGGGCCCACGTGCTGGAGGCCGGCCGCCTGGTGCTGTCCGGCCCGGCCCGGCAGATCCGTGAGGACGGGCAGGTCGCCGAGGTGTACCTCGGAGTCTCCGTCCGCTCCCGGCAGGGTGGGTGA
- a CDS encoding branched-chain amino acid ABC transporter permease — protein MTELLQQVVEGIGAGAVYASLALALVLIHRFTGIVNFAQGELAMLSTYVAWQLMASGMPFWLALPVTLVVSFIGGMLVERVIIRPVEGAPELTVVIVTVGLFIFVNAAAGLIWSFTVKDFPQPFPDGGIDLAGVSVDWSTLGIIGVVAAVMGLLYVLFQHTSVGLVMRAVAANPASARLSGIRVGRVLMLGWGLAATVGAVSGVLVAPLLFLEPNMMGGVLIYAFAAATLGGFDSPVGAVVGGLLVGIAETLAGAYVDVVGADLKIGVPLVIILAVLLVRPQGLFGRAAVERA, from the coding sequence GTGACCGAACTTCTCCAGCAGGTGGTCGAGGGCATCGGGGCCGGCGCCGTCTACGCCAGCCTGGCTCTCGCCCTCGTGCTGATCCACCGCTTCACGGGAATCGTCAACTTCGCCCAGGGTGAGCTCGCCATGCTCTCCACGTACGTGGCCTGGCAGTTGATGGCGTCCGGCATGCCGTTCTGGCTGGCGCTGCCGGTCACCCTGGTGGTGTCCTTCATCGGCGGCATGCTGGTGGAGCGGGTGATCATCCGGCCCGTGGAGGGCGCCCCCGAACTGACCGTCGTCATCGTCACGGTGGGCCTGTTCATCTTCGTCAACGCGGCGGCCGGCCTGATCTGGTCGTTCACCGTCAAGGACTTCCCGCAGCCGTTCCCCGACGGCGGCATCGACCTGGCCGGGGTCAGCGTCGACTGGTCCACCCTCGGGATCATCGGCGTGGTGGCCGCCGTGATGGGACTGCTGTACGTGCTCTTCCAGCACACCTCGGTCGGCCTGGTCATGCGGGCGGTCGCCGCCAATCCCGCGTCCGCACGGCTGTCGGGCATCCGCGTCGGCCGGGTGCTGATGCTCGGCTGGGGCCTGGCCGCGACGGTGGGCGCGGTGTCGGGCGTACTCGTAGCCCCGCTGCTCTTCCTGGAGCCCAACATGATGGGCGGGGTCCTCATCTACGCGTTCGCCGCGGCCACCCTCGGCGGCTTCGACAGCCCGGTCGGCGCGGTCGTCGGCGGTCTGCTCGTGGGCATTGCCGAGACGCTGGCCGGGGCGTACGTGGATGTCGTCGGCGCCGACCTCAAGATCGGCGTACCGCTGGTGATCATCCTGGCGGTGCTGCTGGTGCGGCCCCAGGGCCTGTTCGGACGGGCGGCGGTGGAGCGGGCATGA
- a CDS encoding branched-chain amino acid ABC transporter permease — protein sequence MSTSTSTSTSTGILRADGARAGRLRALLTVLAAVAAAVAAPFYFAPFQVFQLTMVLLYAVALAGLNLLVGYGGQISLGHGAFFAAGAYTAAVMLDRFDTGHLATLPVAAAGCFLLGLGFGVPALRLSGLYLALVTLSFAVFLPPLLKRLEPVTGGSMGLTVDKLQPPAWSGLAEDQWTYFLVLAVAAVALLVARNLLRSRVGRALLAIRDNESAAEVMGVRLSLHKTLAFAWSGMFAGVAGCLYTWVIGFVSPDSFSFVLSITLLAGLVVGGLASLYGPLLGAAFVMFVPNVAQDLSEAAPGVVFGLLIIAVMYMAPTGLAGLVGRVLSAAARRLSRTSTPDLTQSPGPAPSAPLADPAPPEAEPVGAPPRTEKE from the coding sequence ATGAGCACGAGTACGAGCACGAGCACGAGCACCGGGATCCTCCGCGCCGACGGCGCCCGCGCCGGGCGACTGCGGGCTCTCCTGACCGTCCTGGCCGCGGTGGCGGCCGCCGTCGCCGCACCGTTCTACTTCGCCCCCTTCCAGGTCTTCCAGCTGACCATGGTGCTGCTGTACGCGGTGGCGCTCGCCGGACTGAACCTGCTGGTCGGATACGGCGGGCAGATCTCCCTGGGGCACGGCGCGTTCTTCGCGGCCGGGGCCTACACGGCGGCGGTCATGCTCGACCGGTTCGACACCGGCCATCTGGCCACGCTTCCGGTGGCCGCCGCCGGATGCTTCCTGCTCGGCCTGGGCTTCGGCGTGCCCGCACTGCGGCTGAGCGGGCTGTATCTCGCCCTGGTCACCCTCTCCTTCGCCGTGTTCCTGCCGCCGCTGCTCAAGCGGCTCGAACCGGTGACGGGCGGCTCCATGGGCCTGACCGTGGACAAGCTGCAGCCGCCCGCGTGGAGCGGACTGGCCGAGGACCAGTGGACGTACTTCCTCGTACTCGCCGTCGCCGCGGTGGCGCTGCTGGTCGCCCGCAATCTGCTGCGGTCGCGAGTGGGCCGTGCGCTGCTCGCCATCCGGGACAACGAGAGTGCGGCGGAGGTGATGGGGGTGCGGCTGTCTCTGCACAAGACCCTCGCCTTCGCGTGGAGCGGGATGTTCGCGGGCGTCGCCGGCTGCCTGTACACGTGGGTGATCGGCTTCGTCTCACCCGACTCCTTCAGTTTCGTGCTGTCCATCACGCTTCTGGCGGGTCTGGTGGTGGGCGGACTGGCATCGCTGTACGGACCGCTGCTCGGCGCCGCGTTCGTGATGTTCGTGCCGAACGTGGCGCAGGACCTCAGCGAGGCCGCACCCGGTGTGGTCTTCGGACTACTGATCATCGCGGTGATGTACATGGCCCCGACAGGACTGGCCGGTCTGGTGGGCCGCGTCCTGAGCGCGGCCGCCCGTCGCCTCTCCCGTACCAGCACCCCCGACCTGACGCAGTCCCCCGGGCCCGCCCCGTCCGCGCCCCTTGCCGATCCCGCACCGCCCGAAGCCGAACCCGTGGGCGCACCGCCCCGCACGGAAAAGGAATGA